The Desulfonatronum lacustre DSM 10312 region AGGGCTTGAGCGAGGGCAGGCCCTGCTTTTCCCATTTCTGGTTGATCATCTCGATCTTTTTGGACGGCGTCTTGAAGGCGTACTCGTCCGGGGTGAAGTACTTGGGCTTGTCGGCCAAGGAGACCGAGCCCTTGGCCTGGAAGTCCTCGATCTTCACTCCGGTTCCGTCCAGTTGATAGGCCCAGATGTCTTCGATGGAGTCGAAGGCCAGCTTGTCCATGCCCAAACGCTTGGCCAATCCGCACAGGATTTCCCAGTCCGCCTTGGTTTCGAAACGTGGCGCAACAGCGCGATGCCGGACGAACATGGACGGCTTCAGACCACCCTTTCCGGCCAGGATGCTTTCCCGCTCCAGGTAGGTGGACAGCGGCAGAACCACGTCCGAATACCAAGCCGTGTCCGACCAGCTAAAGGTCACGGAAACCATCAGATCCAGCTTGTCAAAGACCTTTTTCAAGGCCTCGGGGTCGGGGTAGGCCATCAGCGGGTCGTGGCGATAGGCGATGTAGGCCTTGACCGGGTAGGGATCCTCGGACTCGATGGCCTTGAAGGCCAGATGCAGCAGTCCGGGACCGGCGTCGAAATGCGGGTATTTCCAGCCCACTCCGTCCGCGCGCTTTTCTTCGGGTTTTGGATAGAGGTCGACCAGCTTTTTCAAGCCTTTGCGATCGACATCCTTGGGCGTGGCGGCGATGGGCAGCCCACCCTTGGCTCCGATGGAGCCCAACAGGGCGTTGATGATGTAGGCCGTGCGGGACATGTAGAAGGAATCCGAATAGCGGGCGTTCATCCAGCCGGGATGCCAGATCACGGACGAGCCGGCCGCGGCCAGTTCCCGGACAAAGACGCGCAGTTCCTTGGCAGCAACCCCGGTTTCGGTCTCGGCCCATTCCGGAGTGTACTGGGCGGTGAAGGCCCGAAGCGCGTCCAGATCTTGGATGAATCGGGAGGCGTACTCCGCATCGAAGAGCTGCTTGTTCAAAATTTCGTGAATAACCGCCAGGTTGAACGCATAGTCCGTGCCGGGCCGAACCATGAAAAACCGGGTGGCTTTGCTGGCGGTAACAGTGGCCCGGATGTCAATGACCGTGAGTTTGCATCCGTTGTCCAAGGCGTCCAGGGTATCATTGACCTCCTTGACATTGATGGCCTCGAACAGATTCCGGGTTTGCAGCACGATATGCTTGGCGTTCTTGTAGTCATAGACCACGGCCTTGCGGCCGAAGCCGAACACGGACAGAGCGGCGTGCTGGACGTTGCGGGCGCAAGCTGAATCGTGGTTGCAGTAGTTGGGGGAGCCCAGGCCGCGCATAAAGGCTTGGTGCAGATCAATGAACGGGCCGCCCCGATCGCTCCAGAGCACGCCCTTCCCGCCGTGAACGTCCGTCACGGTCTTGATCTTCTCCGCGACATAGTCCAGGGCCTCGTCCCAGGTCGCCCGTTTCCACTTGCCCTCGCCACGCTCGCCTTGACGGATCATGGGAAACTGCGGGCGCTCTGCGTCGTTGAGCAAGGCCAGCCCCGCTCCGCCCCGTGCGCACAAGGCTCCCTGCAAGCCCGGCGCATGGGGATTACCCTGGATATATGTACATTCGCCGTCTTCCACGTCCACCTGGATGGGACAACGCACCGTGCACATCCCGCAGACACTGAAAACTTTTTCCCTGGCCATTCGTTCCTCCCTGACTATTTTATAATCCCATGAACCTTGCACCGGGAACGGCGCGACGTAACAATGGACAATAAGTCGAAAAAACAATCCGTACTATTTAAGTACAAAATAAATAATATCACAAATCGACTCGCCAACGCAATATGGTTTCTTAAAAACCACTTAAAATATTTTTTTCACAAACTGACACCCCCTTGACATCGATTTCCAAAATATGCTTAACACTGCTTACTCCAGAAACAACAAAATTTTAGACTATTAACGCATTAATATTATTTACATTCATATAAACACTCCCACCAAGCTCATACATTGAAGACATTTCTTGTTATTTTCTTTTTTCTTATTCCATAAACAAGAAGTGGACATCGCCATATTTTTGTGCATGATGGCTTGCTTTTTTAGTTGTGTAAGATTTTGATACGTTATTTTTTAAAGTGTATTTTGTCCAAAAAAATTTCTTCAACATAAACATACTCTTTTATAAAAAGGCTCATCATGGTTTTTACTTGGTTTGACTTCGCCATATTGCTCTTTTTTATCGCCGGAACTCTGTTTGCCGCCGTTCCGTTGCTTGTATCCCGCCTCATCGCACCCCGTTACAAAGGCGGCGACCTGCCCTTTCCCTATGAATGCGGCTTACCGCCCCACGGTTCCGCATGGACCAGATTCGGGGTCAACCACCTACGAGGATCAGTACGCCACCACCGAGGACGTGGACAAACCGTCCAGAACCGCAACGCCTGTTTCGTCCTCAACCCCTCCTGACGGCAGGACAATCTGATGCGGACATTGGCCTACGTCGCCTTCGGCGTCCACCTTGGAGCCCAAATCCTTGGCACCTCACTCTCGCGGCAGTTCTGTCGCGGATTATCGTAAAAGACTCTTAACCCTTTTGAAGGAGATGTCCTCGTGAGTAAATATTTCATCAAGACCAACCAGAACCGCTGCATCGACTGCAGGGCCTGCGAGATTCACTGCCAGGCCAAGAACGAGCTGCCGCCCGGAGTTCGGTTCGGCAAGATGATCAACGCCGGACCGGTCATGAAGAAAGGGCTACCCAGGATCATGAACATGTTCATCCCCTGCTTTCATTGCGATCCGGCCTGGTGCATCCTGTCCTGCCCCACAGGAGCCATGACCAGGCGAGGCCAGGACGGTATTGTTTATGTTCAAACAAATCTCTGCGTCGGGTGCAAGGCCTGCATCCAGGCCTGTCCCTGGAATGTCCCGGCCCTGAACAAAGACACGAAAAAGGCCTTCAAGTGCGATTTGTGCATGGATCGACTGGATCAAGGCTTGAAGCCAGCCTGTGTAAGCGGATGTACGGCGCATGCCTTGGAACTTTTGCCAGCCGCGGAGATTTCCTTCAAAAAAACCGAGGCGACTGCAGTCGGGTTGCTTCTTCAGAAGCATCGATCATTGCCCAGGCAGTAAGGCGAGGCAGGGCAATACGCAGGATTTCGTGAACAGTGTAACATGCAGGGGGAGGTATGGAATGCACGGAAAAACATTTTTGATTGCAGCGTTACTGCTGACATTTGGGACGATCATGATAGCATCCGAATCGGGCTGGGCCCAGGTGTCCAACCTCCAGGAGGCCATTGACGCAGCTCCCAGAGGCACGGAACGGGGCGAAATCGATCCCGCCGCGCCCCTCGGCTATCTCGGCATTCCGGGCGGTCCTCAGATCAATCTGATCCTGGCCTTCATCTGGGCCATCTGGGTCGGCTGGATTTTCTCCACCGTGGGCGCCTTCGGCGGGATCATGGCCGGCGTCGGACACATCACGGTCTACGGGCTGGGCAACTATGCCGGTACGTTCCGGCAGACCGCCCCGACCATCAACAGGGCCGTCACGGACTCCATCCGTGTTTCCAACCAATTCATGGTCGGAACCAGCGCTCTGATCTCCTCCATCAACTACTACAAGATGGGCCGGCTCGTGTTGCCGGTGGCCGCGGCCTTGGCCATCGGGTCCATCGCGGGAAGCTATCTGATTCCCTTGCTGACGGCCGGTAAAGTATCCTTCCGCGATTATGTCGGGTATTTCGGAATCTTCGTCTTGTTCCTGGGCTGCTATATGCTCTACGAAACCACGCCGCGCGGCGCGGCCGGCAAGAAAAAGGCCAAGCAGGCCGCGGACGCTTTTGAATCCACGATGAAAAAGAAACGATCCGGCGAAAAAGTGGACACCAGCGAACTGGGCGTGAAGATGACCAAGTTTTCTCTCGGCAAGATCGCGTTCACCTTCTACGGCGTCGAATTCTCCTTCAACCCCTTGTTTCCGGTTCTCGGCGGCTTCGTCATCGCGGCCATCGCGGCCTTCCTGGGCGTGGGCGGCGGGTTCATGCTCGTGCCCTTCCTGACCAGCGTCACCGGCCTGCCCATGTACCTCTCCGCCGGCACGTCCGCCCTGGCCGTGCTCATCGGGATGATCACCAGCATCCTGAGCTATCTGCAGCAGGGCGTTCTTGTTCACTGGCCGCTCATCGGCACCCAGCTGGTGGGCATTGTCGTCGGCTCCATGGTCGGTCCGTACACTTCCCAGTACATCCCGGACAAATGGCTGAAACGCGTGTTCATCGTCCTGGCCTTCTACGTCGGTCTGGACTTCATGGCCCGCGGCTTTCTGGGCAAGAACATCATGACCATGTTCTTCGGCTAGATCGACAACCTTCTTGGAGAAAAAGGCTGGCGGCTACCGCCAGCCTTTTTTTTCCCTTCAATCTGGGATATGTAATCCTGTATGCAAGAAATTCACGAAATCCTCGGCTCCATCCATCTCTGGCTGGATGCCTTCCTCATCTCCGCCTTTCGCCTCCTTTCCAATCCCGTCAGCGGTTTTTTCTTCGGCACATTTATTTTGACCGTCTGGTGTACCCTGGTCGGCGAGCTGACTTCTCTCGGGGTCGGGCGCATGAACCGTAAGTATATCAAGAAATTGGAACAGGAGTCCATCCGCCTGCACAACCTTTCCGTGAAGGCGATCATTCACAAGGACAAGGAGAGCTACCGGGCCTGCAACAAGATGGCCAATGAAGCCTGGGGCAAGTACTTTTTCGCCACCATTTCCCAGGGCGCGGCTTCGGTCTGGCCCGTGCCCTTCGCCCTGGCCTGGATGCACACCCGGTTCGCGGCCGTTGAATTCGAACTGGCCTATCCTATCCCCTTGCTTCCCGATGTCGTGGGCTACTCGGCCGTG contains the following coding sequences:
- a CDS encoding molybdopterin-dependent oxidoreductase, producing the protein MAREKVFSVCGMCTVRCPIQVDVEDGECTYIQGNPHAPGLQGALCARGGAGLALLNDAERPQFPMIRQGERGEGKWKRATWDEALDYVAEKIKTVTDVHGGKGVLWSDRGGPFIDLHQAFMRGLGSPNYCNHDSACARNVQHAALSVFGFGRKAVVYDYKNAKHIVLQTRNLFEAINVKEVNDTLDALDNGCKLTVIDIRATVTASKATRFFMVRPGTDYAFNLAVIHEILNKQLFDAEYASRFIQDLDALRAFTAQYTPEWAETETGVAAKELRVFVRELAAAGSSVIWHPGWMNARYSDSFYMSRTAYIINALLGSIGAKGGLPIAATPKDVDRKGLKKLVDLYPKPEEKRADGVGWKYPHFDAGPGLLHLAFKAIESEDPYPVKAYIAYRHDPLMAYPDPEALKKVFDKLDLMVSVTFSWSDTAWYSDVVLPLSTYLERESILAGKGGLKPSMFVRHRAVAPRFETKADWEILCGLAKRLGMDKLAFDSIEDIWAYQLDGTGVKIEDFQAKGSVSLADKPKYFTPDEYAFKTPSKKIEMINQKWEKQGLPSLKPYVSPEKPGDGQFRITFGRCGVHTQGHTVNNAILAGQMSENVLWMNDETAKAMGIADGQTVEVAANGYSGKIKTFLTEFIHPEAVFMVHGFGHTLPVESRAKGKGVADHMLMPGGIEKWDPAGGAIAMQEHFVTVRKV
- a CDS encoding sulfite exporter TauE/SafE family protein; translated protein: MHGKTFLIAALLLTFGTIMIASESGWAQVSNLQEAIDAAPRGTERGEIDPAAPLGYLGIPGGPQINLILAFIWAIWVGWIFSTVGAFGGIMAGVGHITVYGLGNYAGTFRQTAPTINRAVTDSIRVSNQFMVGTSALISSINYYKMGRLVLPVAAALAIGSIAGSYLIPLLTAGKVSFRDYVGYFGIFVLFLGCYMLYETTPRGAAGKKKAKQAADAFESTMKKKRSGEKVDTSELGVKMTKFSLGKIAFTFYGVEFSFNPLFPVLGGFVIAAIAAFLGVGGGFMLVPFLTSVTGLPMYLSAGTSALAVLIGMITSILSYLQQGVLVHWPLIGTQLVGIVVGSMVGPYTSQYIPDKWLKRVFIVLAFYVGLDFMARGFLGKNIMTMFFG
- a CDS encoding 4Fe-4S dicluster domain-containing protein, producing MSKYFIKTNQNRCIDCRACEIHCQAKNELPPGVRFGKMINAGPVMKKGLPRIMNMFIPCFHCDPAWCILSCPTGAMTRRGQDGIVYVQTNLCVGCKACIQACPWNVPALNKDTKKAFKCDLCMDRLDQGLKPACVSGCTAHALELLPAAEISFKKTEATAVGLLLQKHRSLPRQ